The following nucleotide sequence is from Chloracidobacterium validum.
CATTCACGGAAAACGCTTCGACGCCCATGCGTTTGTGCCGGAAGTTCTCGCCCGTGGCGCATGCGCGGCCGTTATCCATCGGGACCTACCAGAACTGGGGGAGCAGGCTGCCACCCGCTGCCTGCGGGTCACGGACACGCTGCGCGCCATGCAGGACCTCGCCCAAGCCCTGCTGCGGCAGTGGGGGCGTCCGATTGTGGGCATCACCGGCAGCATGGGCAAAACGACGGCCAAAGACCTGACCGAACTGGCTCTGGCGCCCTTCGGACGCATCTACGCCTCGGTGGGCAACCTCAACAACGAGTACGGGCTTCCCCTGGCCGTCTTCAACATGCTTTCCGACGGGCGGCGCATGGACGACTACGACCTGGCCATCCTTGAAATGGGGATGAATGAAAAGGGCGAGATTGCCCGCCTGTGCGAGATTGCCCCGCCGGATGTGAGTGTTGTCCTCAACGTCGCGCCCGTTCACATCGAGAACTTCCCCGATGGACTGGAAGGCATTGCGGCTGCCAAGGCTGAAATCGTCCATGGCTTGAAGCCGGAGGGCACTGCCATCCTCAATGCCGATGACCCACGGGTTGCCCGGATGGCAGCGATTGTCCTGGGCCGGCGACAAGATCATGCCGGCGCACAGGTGATGTACTTTGGTCGCTGCGAAGCGGCGCATGTCACGGCGCTCGATGTTGAGCCGCGCGGCCTGTTGGGAACGACCTTCACGCTTTCGACCCTCAAGGGGACGGCCGTCGTCGAGTTCCCGCTGGCCGGCGAACACCATGTCAGCAATGCCCTCGCGGCGGCGGCCGTGGCGACGCACTTTGGCGTCAGCCCGGAAGCCATTGCCCGGCAACTCAAGCAGGCGCGCCCAGGCCCGCACCGGGGCGTCGTGCGGCACTATCCGGGCGGTGTGACTGTGGTGGACGACACCTATAACTCGAATCCGGCGGCGCTGGTGGAAGCCGTCCGGCTGCTTGGGCAGGTGCCGGATGCCACGCGCCGGATCGTCATTGCCGGTGAAATGCGCGAGCTTGGCGGGCATGCCGTAGAGATGCACCTTGCCTGCGGCGTTGCCATTGCCCAGTCCGGTGTGGATATTCTGCTCGGCGTCGCCGGCCATGCCCGTGACTTGGTCGAAGCCGCACGCGCCGAAAACGCGCGCCGGGACGGACGGCTCGTGACGGCGTTTGTTGAAACCGCCGCCGATGCGGGCGATTGGCTCGTCAAGCAGGCGCAAGCGGGGGATGTCATTCTCATCAAGGGATCACGGGGGGTACGGTTGGAGACTTGTCTGGAGGCACTGCCGGTTTAGGCGACGACGATGCTCTACTACGTGCTGTACCAGGTTCTTTACCTCAAGTACCAGGTGTTTGGCCCGCTGCGTGTCTTCGGCTATCCATCCTTTCGCGCTCTGCTGGCAGCTATGACGGCGACACTGATGTGTTTGCTGCTCGGCAAGCCCATGATTGCCTGGCTGCGCCGTCTCAAGTACGGGCAGGAAATCCGCGAGGAAGGCGTCAAGGCCCACCAGGCCAAAAAAGGAACGCCCACGATGGGCGGCATCCTCATCATCACCGGCATTGTTGTCGGCACCGCGCTGTGGGCGGACTTGAGCAGTTTGTTTGTCTGGGTGGTGCTGGTTGCCCTGCTGGCCCACGGCGCGATTGGCTTTGTGGATGATTACCTGAAAATTGCCAAGCGGCAGAACCTCGGCCTACAGGGCCGGTGGAAACTGCTGGGACAAGTAACCACGGCGCTGCTGATTGGCGGCGTCCTCATCGGCTTCGGGGACTATTCCACGCAGTTGAGCGTTCCGTTCTTCAAGGACTTCCAGCCCGACCTCACGCCGTGGCTCTACGTTCCGTTCATGCTACTGGTGATGACAGGCAGCTCCAATGCCGTCAATCTCACCGACGGCCTCGACGGGCTGGCGATCAGCACGACTTTTGTCGTGGCATTCACGCTGACGCTGCTGTGTTACGTCACCGGGCTGTCGGAGCTGGCGCTGTATCTCAACTTGCCGCCGACGCCCGGCGCACTCGAAGTGACGGTGTTCTGCGCGGCGCTTGCTGGTGCCAGTCTGGGCTTTCTGTGGTTCAACGCGCCGCCGGCGGAGGTCTTCATGGGCGATGTCGGAAGCCTCGCTATTGGTGGCTGTATTGGCTGCGTGGCAATTGTCATCAAACAGGAGTTTCTGCTGGTGATTCTGGGTGGCGTGTTTGTCATTGAAACGCTTTCGGTGATTTTGCAAGTCAGCTATTACAAGCTGACCAAGGACCCACAGACCGGCATTGGAAAGCGAATTTTCAAGATGTCGCCGCTCCATCATCACTTCGAGCTGACGGGCTGGAAGGAATCGAAAATCGTCTTCCGGTTTTTGATCGTGCAGATTTTCTTTGCTTTGCTGGCGCTAGCAACGCTCAAGCTCAGGTGAACGGCATGGCGTGTGACGACCAAAACCGCCGAATGGTCGTGATGGGGGCCGGTGTGAGCGGGCTGGCCGCGGCGCGATTTCTGCTGGCGCGCGGTGCGCAGGTCACGGTTGTTGACCGCCGTCCACTTGACCAACTGCCCGAAGCCGCCCGGTCGCTATGCGCGCAGGGCGCGGTCATCGAATGCGGTGACGGCTCGGATGCGACGCTTCTGGCGGCAGACGAAATCGTGCTCAGCCCAGGTGTGCCGCCCACCTTGCCAGGCCTTGAGCGGGCCAGGCAAGCCGGTGTTTCCATCATCGGCGAAATCGAACTGGCATTTCGTCACCTGCGTGGACGCATCGTCGCCATCACCGGCAGTAACGGCAAAAGCACGACCACGACGCTGGTCGGCCAGCTCCTGGCAGAAGGCGGACTCCCGACCCAAGTAGGCGGCAACATCGGCGTGGCGGCCGTGTCATTGGTCGAGACTTCACGCGAGGATGGCTGGACGGTGCTCGAATGCAGCAGCTTCCAACTTGAAACCGTCGTCACGTTTCGTCCGCAGGTGGGCGTGTTGCTCAACATCACCCCCGATCACCTGGACCGGCACGGCACCTTTGAACGCTACGTTGCGGCCAAGCTGAACCTGTTTCGCTGCTTTGACCGGGAGACGCTGGCCGTTCTCAACGCCGACGATCCGACGACGCCGCGCGCCCAGGCCCTGCTGGCCGCGCGTGGCGCGCCGGTTACGCTGTTTTCAGCCCAGCGTGAACTCGCAGAAGGCTTGTTCCTGCGTGGCAATCAAGTGATTTGCCGCACCCGTGAAGCCGAGCGGATTCTCCTCGACCGGGCTGACATTCCACTACCTGGGCAGCACAACCTTGAAAACGCGCTGGCCAGCCTGGCGGTGGCGCTGGCCGCCGGCGTTGCGCCGGAAGATGCCCGAACGACCATCTGCCGCTTTCGCGGCCTGGAACACCGGATGGAATTCGTTGCCGAAATCAACGGCGTCCGGTATTTCAATGATTCCAAGGCCACCAACATCGCAGCGGCGCAAGTCGCCATCGCATCCTTTCCGGCAGGACTCCACGTGATTCTGGGCGGACTCGACAAGGGCAGTGACTTTGCGCCGCTGGTGGAGGTGCTGGCCCCACGGGCCGCATCGGTTGCGCTCATCGGCAAGGCGGCTGAAAAGCTTGAGGCGACGCTGGCCGGACGCCTGCCCCAACCGGTCACGCGCCATCCAAGCCTGGCGGACGCCGTCGCCGCCCTTGCGGCGCGCGCGCGGCCTGGCGACACTGTCTTACTTGCGCCGGCCTGCGCAAGCTTCGACATGTTTGATAACTTTGAACACCGGGGGCAGGTATTCAAGAACATCGTCAAGGGGGAAATTGCGAATGCGCGGAGCAAGCCATCATGAAGCCGACCTTGACTGTTCCGAAGACGGTTCCAATCTCACGCAACTTTGCGACCTTCGTTGATCCCTGGCTGTTTGCGGCCACCATCGCGCTCGTCCTCTGTGGACTCGTCATGGTTTACAGCGCATCGGCGACCCTGGGGCGCGAAAACTACCAGTCACAGTTTCACTTTTTGGTACGTCAGGTGGTGGCGGCGCTCATCGGCGGCGGACTGCTGCTCGGTAGTCTCTGGCTGGGCTATTCGCGCCTCGAACGGCCCTGGGTCGTCTATGGGCTGCTTGGCGTAACGGCTGGGTTGTTGGTCTTGGCGCTGTGCCTGCCGCCGGTGCGCGGCACGCACCGCTTCATCCGGCTGCCGGGCGTGATGTTTCAGCCGTCAGAGCTGGCCAAGTTGGCCCTGGTGCTCTTTCTGGCGTTTTTTCTCAGCCGGAAGGATGTGCTGGCGCGCCGCGATCCGTTCAGGGCGCTGCTGCCGGTTGCGGTCGTTGGCGGGCTGTTGATGGGGCTGGTGTTTTTGGGCCGCGACCTGGGAACGATTTTGATGATGGGCGGCACTGCGTTTGCCATGTTGGTCGTGGCCGGCGTGCCACTGCGCTACCCGGCCGTAGCCGGTGCGCTGTGTTCGCCTTTGCTGCTGTATGCCCTCCTCAAGGAGCCGTACCGCCGCGCGCGGCTGCTGGCCTTCCTCGATCCCTGGAAAGCCCCACGCGAAGAAGGTTTCCAGATCGTGCAATCGCTGATGGCCGTTGGCAGCGGTGGGGTTTCTGGTGTCGGCTTTGCCCAGAGTCGGCAGAAGTTGTTTTACTTGCCGGAAGCCCATACGGATTTCATCTTTTCCGTCATCGCGGAAGAAATCGGCCTCATCGGCAGCCTCATGCTCATCACCCTGTTCGGTGTCATTGCTGTTCGCGGACTGCGGGCCGCGTACCTGGCGCCGGACGACTTTGGCAAGCTGCTGGCAGTGGGCGTCACCGTCTTGCTCGTCGGACAGGCATTGTTCAACTTGAGCGTGGTGCTGAGTCTGGTGCCGGCCAAGGGGATTCCGTTACCATTCATCAGCTATGGCGGAAGTTCGCTCATGATGAGTCTGCTGGCGGCGGGTTGGCTGCTCAGTGTCTCGCAGCGCAACTTGAGCGCGCGGCCATAGCGGCAAGTAACCGAGCCTTTTTGAAAGCGAGTCTAGGTGTGCGCGTCCTCGTGGCGGCCGGCGGAACCGGCGGACATATCTTTCCCGGCATTGCCATTGCCCAGGCGTTGCTCAAGCGCGATCCGACGACCGAGGTGCGCTTTGTCGGCACGGAACGCGGGCTTGAAAAAAAGCTGGTGCCGGCGGCCGGTTTCGACCTGACATTCATTCCGTCGGGGGCGCTCAACAACGTTTCCTGGCGACAGCGGCTGAAAACCCTGGCGGCCCTGCCGGTTGGCTTTTGGCAAGCCTGGCGGCTGGTCGGGCAGTTCAAGCCCGACTTGGCCATCGGCGTTGGAGGTTATGCGTCGGGCCTGGCGATGCTGGCGGCGATGCTGCGCGGGGTGCCGACCCTGGCCGTCGAAGTCAATGTCCTGCCGGGACTCACCAACCGCCTCCTGGCGCGCTTCGTGACGGGCGCGGCGGTGGCTTACCGTGAGACGGCCGCCTACTTTGGCGCGAAAGCCATCCTCACCGGCACGCCGGTGCGCGCTGAGTTCACGCATATTCCGCCGAAACCGGATACCGTGCCCCGGCAGCAAGTACTGGTTTTTGGCGGTAGCCAGGGAGCGCAGGCCATCAACCGTGCCATGGTCGAAGCCGCGCCCCGGTTGGCGACGCACCCGGGCCTGCGTCTCGTCCACCAAACCGGCGAGCGGGATGCCGACATGGTCCGCGCAGCCTATGCCGCCACCGGATTACAAGCTGAAGTTCACCCATTCATTCACGCCATGGCAGACGCCATC
It contains:
- a CDS encoding UDP-N-acetylmuramoyl-tripeptide--D-alanyl-D-alanine ligase gives rise to the protein MTIAELAALLGIPCPEELRVLKPSGFSIDSRTVRPGDLFFAIHGKRFDAHAFVPEVLARGACAAVIHRDLPELGEQAATRCLRVTDTLRAMQDLAQALLRQWGRPIVGITGSMGKTTAKDLTELALAPFGRIYASVGNLNNEYGLPLAVFNMLSDGRRMDDYDLAILEMGMNEKGEIARLCEIAPPDVSVVLNVAPVHIENFPDGLEGIAAAKAEIVHGLKPEGTAILNADDPRVARMAAIVLGRRQDHAGAQVMYFGRCEAAHVTALDVEPRGLLGTTFTLSTLKGTAVVEFPLAGEHHVSNALAAAAVATHFGVSPEAIARQLKQARPGPHRGVVRHYPGGVTVVDDTYNSNPAALVEAVRLLGQVPDATRRIVIAGEMRELGGHAVEMHLACGVAIAQSGVDILLGVAGHARDLVEAARAENARRDGRLVTAFVETAADAGDWLVKQAQAGDVILIKGSRGVRLETCLEALPV
- the mraY gene encoding phospho-N-acetylmuramoyl-pentapeptide-transferase, whose translation is MLYYVLYQVLYLKYQVFGPLRVFGYPSFRALLAAMTATLMCLLLGKPMIAWLRRLKYGQEIREEGVKAHQAKKGTPTMGGILIITGIVVGTALWADLSSLFVWVVLVALLAHGAIGFVDDYLKIAKRQNLGLQGRWKLLGQVTTALLIGGVLIGFGDYSTQLSVPFFKDFQPDLTPWLYVPFMLLVMTGSSNAVNLTDGLDGLAISTTFVVAFTLTLLCYVTGLSELALYLNLPPTPGALEVTVFCAALAGASLGFLWFNAPPAEVFMGDVGSLAIGGCIGCVAIVIKQEFLLVILGGVFVIETLSVILQVSYYKLTKDPQTGIGKRIFKMSPLHHHFELTGWKESKIVFRFLIVQIFFALLALATLKLR
- the murD gene encoding UDP-N-acetylmuramoyl-L-alanine--D-glutamate ligase produces the protein MACDDQNRRMVVMGAGVSGLAAARFLLARGAQVTVVDRRPLDQLPEAARSLCAQGAVIECGDGSDATLLAADEIVLSPGVPPTLPGLERARQAGVSIIGEIELAFRHLRGRIVAITGSNGKSTTTTLVGQLLAEGGLPTQVGGNIGVAAVSLVETSREDGWTVLECSSFQLETVVTFRPQVGVLLNITPDHLDRHGTFERYVAAKLNLFRCFDRETLAVLNADDPTTPRAQALLAARGAPVTLFSAQRELAEGLFLRGNQVICRTREAERILLDRADIPLPGQHNLENALASLAVALAAGVAPEDARTTICRFRGLEHRMEFVAEINGVRYFNDSKATNIAAAQVAIASFPAGLHVILGGLDKGSDFAPLVEVLAPRAASVALIGKAAEKLEATLAGRLPQPVTRHPSLADAVAALAARARPGDTVLLAPACASFDMFDNFEHRGQVFKNIVKGEIANARSKPS
- the ftsW gene encoding putative lipid II flippase FtsW, which translates into the protein MKPTLTVPKTVPISRNFATFVDPWLFAATIALVLCGLVMVYSASATLGRENYQSQFHFLVRQVVAALIGGGLLLGSLWLGYSRLERPWVVYGLLGVTAGLLVLALCLPPVRGTHRFIRLPGVMFQPSELAKLALVLFLAFFLSRKDVLARRDPFRALLPVAVVGGLLMGLVFLGRDLGTILMMGGTAFAMLVVAGVPLRYPAVAGALCSPLLLYALLKEPYRRARLLAFLDPWKAPREEGFQIVQSLMAVGSGGVSGVGFAQSRQKLFYLPEAHTDFIFSVIAEEIGLIGSLMLITLFGVIAVRGLRAAYLAPDDFGKLLAVGVTVLLVGQALFNLSVVLSLVPAKGIPLPFISYGGSSLMMSLLAAGWLLSVSQRNLSARP
- the murG gene encoding undecaprenyldiphospho-muramoylpentapeptide beta-N-acetylglucosaminyltransferase; amino-acid sequence: MKASLGVRVLVAAGGTGGHIFPGIAIAQALLKRDPTTEVRFVGTERGLEKKLVPAAGFDLTFIPSGALNNVSWRQRLKTLAALPVGFWQAWRLVGQFKPDLAIGVGGYASGLAMLAAMLRGVPTLAVEVNVLPGLTNRLLARFVTGAAVAYRETAAYFGAKAILTGTPVRAEFTHIPPKPDTVPRQQVLVFGGSQGAQAINRAMVEAAPRLATHPGLRLVHQTGERDADMVRAAYAATGLQAEVHPFIHAMADAISAADVVVCRAGAATIAEIAAAGRAAIFIPFPQAADDHQRKNAEAFVRAGAGEMILQAELSGEKLAQTLLNLLANPARLSTMEAASRALARPDAAEHTVDVAFQLLHRPR